CGTCCGCAACTGCTGGCAGACACCCGGGCAGACACGCGGCGGGCGGGGTCGGCGTCGCGCCTGAGCAGGGCAGAATGGTGGGGTGCCCCTCTACCGCGACGAGGCGGTCGTGCTGCGCACCCACAAGCTGGGTGAGGCCGACCGCATCATCACGCTCCTGACCCGCCAGCACGGCCGGGTCCGGGCGGTCGCGAAGGGGGTCCGCAAGACCACCTCCCGCTGGGGGTCCCGGCTGGAGCCGTTCACCCACGTCGACCTCCAGCTGGCCGAGGGACGCAGCCTCGACGTGGTGACCCAGGCCGACACCGTCACGCCCTTCGCCGCCGGGATCGGTCACGACTACGACCGCTACACCGCCGGCACGGTGATGCTGGAGACGGCCGACCGCCTGGTGACCGAGGAGAAGGAGCCCTCGCTCCAGCACTTCCTGCTGCTGGTGGGTGGGCTGCGCGCCATGGCGGCGGGGGAGCACGG
The genomic region above belongs to Nocardioides coralli and contains:
- the recO gene encoding DNA repair protein RecO produces the protein MPLYRDEAVVLRTHKLGEADRIITLLTRQHGRVRAVAKGVRKTTSRWGSRLEPFTHVDLQLAEGRSLDVVTQADTVTPFAAGIGHDYDRYTAGTVMLETADRLVTEEKEPSLQHFLLLVGGLRAMAAGEHGPHQVLDSYLLRSLAVAGYAPSFDHCARCGDAGPHRWFNPSAGGVLCATCKLPGSAGPAGETVRALGALLAGDWPVVHATDPRHLREASGLVAAYLAWHLERGLRSLAYVER